From Microbacterium invictum, the proteins below share one genomic window:
- a CDS encoding DUF6804 family protein, whose amino-acid sequence MSSSRQNPPLIQRNALAPGLLAAIALFLSPLFADGLGATIIRFVVAILALIVAWFAAQAKQWWWTVVFVAVAVVWNPVYPFEFSGGWWIAAQIVGAVLFLLAGALIKTERPQ is encoded by the coding sequence ATGAGTTCGTCACGTCAGAATCCGCCGCTCATCCAGCGAAACGCCCTCGCCCCGGGACTGCTCGCGGCGATCGCGCTGTTCCTGTCACCGCTGTTCGCGGACGGCCTGGGCGCGACGATCATCCGGTTCGTGGTTGCGATTCTGGCGCTGATCGTGGCGTGGTTCGCGGCGCAGGCGAAGCAGTGGTGGTGGACGGTCGTGTTCGTCGCCGTGGCCGTGGTGTGGAACCCGGTGTACCCGTTCGAGTTCTCCGGTGGGTGGTGGATCGCCGCGCAGATCGTCGGTGCCGTCCTGTTCCTGCTCGCCGGGGCGCTCATCAAGACCGAGCGACCGCAATAG
- the cls gene encoding cardiolipin synthase, with translation MEPVFDANLIWIIAFVADLAIKVAALMIIPKHRKPTAAMSWLLAIFLIPYVGIVLFLLIGSVRLPQARREEQQRIDEIITGRAAPHQVGPETPKWLERVVTQNTTLTALPPSEGNRASLIDDYQGSIDAMAAEIDTAERFVHVEFYIASWDATTKGFFSAMERAVARGVTVRLLADHIASRKVADADKTFAELDRIGVQWSWMLPVMPLKGKYQRPDLRNHRKIVVVDGRTAFLGSQNLIDRTYNSQKNISRGLKWQELVTRLTGPVVASIDAVFLADWAVETGEQLGGTEHVPAEELTSGTGPDTLMCQVVPSGPSYSSENNLRLFLSLIYGATDRVILTSPYFVPDEAMIYAITSACQRGLEVQLFVSEIGDQGLVYHAQRSYYETLLTAGVRIFLYPPPFILHAKHFSIDDDIAVIGSSNMDIRSFSLNMEVSLLVRGKSFVDGMREVEKSYRDAGRELTLDEWKKEPLKATFLDGVARLTSALN, from the coding sequence ATGGAGCCGGTATTCGACGCCAACCTGATCTGGATCATCGCCTTCGTGGCGGATCTGGCCATCAAGGTGGCGGCCCTCATGATCATCCCGAAGCATCGCAAGCCCACCGCGGCGATGTCATGGCTGCTCGCGATCTTCCTCATCCCCTACGTCGGCATCGTGCTGTTCCTGCTCATCGGCAGCGTGCGGCTGCCTCAGGCGCGACGCGAGGAGCAGCAGCGCATCGACGAGATCATCACCGGGCGGGCGGCACCGCACCAGGTCGGTCCCGAGACGCCGAAGTGGCTCGAGCGCGTCGTCACGCAGAACACGACGCTGACCGCCCTGCCGCCGTCGGAGGGCAATCGAGCGAGCCTCATCGACGACTACCAGGGCTCGATCGATGCGATGGCGGCCGAGATCGACACCGCCGAGCGCTTCGTGCATGTCGAGTTCTACATCGCATCATGGGATGCCACGACGAAAGGCTTCTTCTCCGCGATGGAGCGGGCGGTGGCGCGAGGCGTGACGGTGCGCCTGCTGGCCGATCACATCGCCTCGCGGAAGGTCGCGGACGCCGACAAGACGTTCGCGGAGCTCGACCGGATCGGCGTGCAGTGGTCGTGGATGCTGCCCGTCATGCCGCTGAAGGGCAAGTATCAGCGCCCGGATCTGCGCAACCACCGCAAGATCGTGGTCGTCGACGGTCGCACGGCCTTCCTCGGCTCGCAGAACCTCATCGACCGCACGTACAACTCGCAGAAGAACATCTCACGCGGCCTCAAGTGGCAGGAGCTGGTCACGCGGCTGACCGGCCCGGTCGTGGCATCCATCGACGCGGTCTTCCTCGCGGACTGGGCGGTCGAGACGGGTGAGCAGCTCGGCGGGACCGAGCACGTGCCGGCCGAGGAGCTGACATCCGGCACGGGCCCCGACACGCTCATGTGCCAGGTCGTACCGTCCGGACCGAGCTATTCGTCCGAGAACAACCTGCGGCTGTTCTTGTCGCTCATCTACGGGGCCACCGACCGCGTCATCCTGACGAGCCCCTACTTCGTGCCCGACGAGGCCATGATCTACGCGATCACGAGCGCGTGCCAGCGGGGTCTCGAGGTGCAGCTGTTCGTGTCGGAGATCGGCGACCAGGGCCTCGTCTACCACGCGCAGCGCTCGTACTACGAGACGCTGCTCACCGCCGGCGTGCGGATCTTCCTCTACCCGCCGCCGTTCATCCTTCACGCGAAGCACTTCTCGATCGACGACGACATCGCCGTGATCGGATCGAGCAACATGGACATCCGCTCCTTCAGCCTCAACATGGAGGTGTCGCTGCTCGTGCGCGGCAAGAGCTTCGTCGACGGCATGCGCGAAGTCGAGAAGTCGTACCGGGATGCGGGCCGTGAGCTCACCCTCGACGAGTGGAAGAAGGAACCGCTGAAGGCGACCTTCCTCGACGGCGTCGCCCGGCTGACATCGGCGCTGAACTGA
- a CDS encoding subtype B tannase, with product MGRAALALGVAAVLAVGALPLTGAAHIGRGQGPGAGSGHGKVIDAEDAALAFDATAYTTIGVTIDGVDTPVRWYKEVCYVADPIEVATTQNGRPIENTACGYQSMNIFVPESTVGDDDTALYFAVNNGGWMASYIRASVTDGASYASATSNVGAALKAGYVFIDVASRSRGLVAADGSYAGKSPAAAVDAKAAVRYLRLNDKAMPGSAERIVINGTSGGGAQVSILGASGNSKDYLPYLSEIGAAGVDRKGKSTLDDDIFAVVAYCPITDMGNADIAYEWLYTVLDTREIVGASPAPDASATLAAAYPAYLKSLKLRTSEGAKLTSSTMIDALAAEVARSAEAFMAADPAHTVPDLGDDIVITGSGAGTYVNDWIDVDNETDTVVSVDMKNYLAFVASQNLLKPAPSFDQTAVTVPGSGGGPGTGESNLYGTPAQVYSNFTEYSWNNNGIAGDGVGLDDTGLTWNTLLKKRSTIVDEQVDLIDPLQYIGTSADTAPYWYVRHGTRDRDTSLTISLTLDRALDADRGVRDVDYLLAWDRPHSGNYDVPEAMAWVAESLAAADAKDAGTKRR from the coding sequence ATGGGCAGAGCGGCCCTCGCACTGGGGGTGGCAGCCGTGCTGGCTGTCGGCGCACTTCCGCTGACGGGAGCCGCGCACATCGGACGAGGGCAGGGTCCTGGAGCGGGATCAGGGCACGGCAAAGTCATCGATGCCGAAGATGCTGCGCTTGCGTTCGACGCCACCGCCTACACGACGATCGGCGTCACGATCGACGGGGTCGACACGCCGGTGCGGTGGTACAAGGAGGTTTGCTACGTTGCCGACCCCATCGAGGTGGCTACCACGCAGAACGGGCGGCCCATTGAGAACACCGCCTGCGGATACCAGAGCATGAACATCTTCGTCCCCGAGAGTACCGTGGGTGACGACGACACGGCGCTCTACTTCGCCGTCAACAACGGCGGATGGATGGCCAGCTACATCCGGGCGTCCGTCACCGACGGAGCGTCGTACGCGAGTGCCACGAGTAACGTCGGCGCAGCGTTGAAGGCGGGCTATGTCTTCATCGACGTCGCCAGCCGTTCGCGAGGGCTCGTCGCCGCCGACGGCAGCTATGCAGGGAAGTCGCCCGCAGCCGCCGTCGATGCGAAGGCCGCCGTGCGCTACCTGCGACTCAATGACAAGGCGATGCCCGGCAGTGCCGAGCGAATCGTCATCAACGGCACGAGCGGAGGCGGTGCCCAGGTCTCGATTCTGGGGGCGTCGGGCAACAGCAAGGACTACCTGCCGTATCTCTCCGAGATCGGCGCGGCCGGTGTCGACCGCAAAGGCAAGAGCACGCTCGACGACGACATCTTCGCCGTGGTGGCCTACTGCCCGATCACCGACATGGGCAACGCCGACATCGCGTACGAGTGGCTCTACACCGTGCTTGACACCCGGGAGATCGTTGGAGCGAGCCCCGCCCCCGACGCGAGTGCCACGCTTGCCGCGGCATACCCCGCGTACCTGAAGAGTCTCAAGCTGCGCACGAGCGAGGGGGCGAAGCTCACGTCGAGCACGATGATCGATGCGCTCGCCGCTGAGGTCGCCCGCTCGGCCGAGGCCTTCATGGCGGCGGATCCGGCACACACGGTTCCCGACCTCGGCGACGACATCGTCATCACCGGCAGTGGTGCGGGGACCTACGTGAACGACTGGATCGACGTCGACAACGAGACCGACACCGTCGTCTCAGTCGATATGAAGAACTACCTCGCGTTCGTGGCCTCGCAGAACCTGCTGAAACCTGCGCCGTCGTTCGATCAAACCGCAGTCACGGTACCGGGCTCGGGCGGCGGCCCCGGTACCGGGGAATCGAATCTGTACGGCACGCCCGCCCAGGTCTACTCGAACTTCACGGAGTACAGCTGGAACAACAACGGCATCGCGGGTGATGGCGTCGGTCTCGACGACACCGGGCTGACGTGGAACACACTGCTCAAGAAGCGCTCGACGATCGTCGATGAGCAGGTCGATCTCATCGACCCGTTGCAATACATCGGCACAAGCGCCGACACCGCGCCGTACTGGTATGTGCGCCACGGCACGCGTGACCGCGACACGTCGCTCACGATCTCGCTCACCCTCGATCGTGCCCTCGATGCCGATCGCGGCGTGCGCGATGTCGACTACCTGCTCGCGTGGGACCGTCCGCACTCGGGCAACTACGACGTGCCCGAGGCTATGGCGTGGGTCGCTGAGTCGCTCGCCGCTGCGGATGCCAAGGACGCAGGCACCAAGCGCCGCTGA
- a CDS encoding putative F420-0 ABC transporter substrate-binding protein codes for MPAFPRRFPASAFAVLAAFALAGCTAADAAPPASTPTEAPAYAYPLTIDNCGTSITFDAAPERVLAIKSTSIEMVLALGLEDTLIGTAFSDGEPSPEWADRAAGVPVISDKVPGQEATLDLEPDLVYAGWESNVTADGAGDRETLATLGVDTYVSPSACQEPEYQPNPLSFDDVFADIAEMGAIFDVPDRATALIDAQRAALDALTPDGRGLTALWYSSGSDTPFVGAGIGAPQMMLDATGLTNIAADIDETWSSLSWEAVVDANPDVIVLVDSAWGSTEKKIGVLEANPATAALPAVVEGRYLVVPFPAAEAGVRNVEAVQSLLTQLEELDLP; via the coding sequence ATGCCCGCGTTCCCCCGCCGATTCCCGGCATCCGCTTTCGCCGTTCTCGCCGCGTTCGCCCTCGCCGGCTGCACTGCCGCCGACGCCGCGCCACCGGCATCCACCCCCACCGAGGCACCCGCATACGCGTACCCGCTGACGATCGACAACTGCGGCACGTCGATCACCTTCGATGCGGCACCCGAGCGGGTGCTGGCGATCAAGTCGACCTCGATCGAGATGGTGCTCGCGCTCGGCCTCGAAGACACGCTGATCGGCACCGCGTTCTCGGACGGCGAGCCTTCGCCCGAGTGGGCCGACCGCGCCGCCGGCGTTCCGGTCATCTCCGACAAGGTGCCCGGTCAGGAGGCGACGCTCGACCTCGAACCCGACCTCGTCTACGCCGGGTGGGAGTCGAACGTGACCGCCGACGGCGCGGGCGACCGCGAGACGCTCGCCACCCTCGGGGTCGACACCTATGTGAGCCCGTCGGCCTGCCAGGAGCCGGAGTACCAGCCGAACCCGCTGTCGTTCGACGACGTGTTCGCCGACATCGCCGAGATGGGGGCGATCTTCGACGTACCCGACCGGGCGACGGCGCTGATCGATGCGCAGCGCGCGGCACTCGACGCGCTGACGCCCGACGGTCGAGGCCTCACCGCCCTCTGGTACAGCTCGGGCAGCGACACCCCGTTCGTGGGCGCGGGCATCGGTGCTCCGCAGATGATGCTGGATGCCACGGGCCTCACCAACATCGCCGCCGACATCGACGAGACGTGGTCGAGCCTGAGCTGGGAGGCCGTCGTCGACGCGAACCCCGACGTCATCGTGCTCGTGGATTCGGCGTGGGGCTCGACCGAGAAGAAGATCGGCGTGCTCGAGGCCAACCCGGCCACCGCCGCGCTGCCCGCCGTCGTGGAGGGCCGCTACCTCGTCGTGCCGTTCCCCGCGGCCGAAGCCGGCGTGCGCAACGTCGAGGCGGTCCAGTCCCTGCTCACGCAGCTGGAGGAGCTCGATCTGCCGTGA
- a CDS encoding alpha/beta hydrolase fold domain-containing protein: protein MQRTTSVPRHEDPWAQLGDRPLPAPPFEADVARRSSIIYTVVPGFRPLELDLYTPADGDGSPRPAVMWIHGGAFALGTRQIAPAFLEEADFFATLVRAGFVVASIDYRLSGEAQWPAQLLDVRTAVRWLRSRSAELAIDPESIAVWGESAGAHLAAMAGVLGGTGRDEEPVSLELPRVAAVVDWYGPTDFRQMDVQAAENSAMAHDDPESPESRLVGAPVQEAGAIIDDANPVTHVTADAPPFLIRHGELDRLVAFGQSVLLAERLAEVGADVTLHAVPGAGHVFEGHPAPGEFIAEAIEFLSRVLPTPPCHRADDLRGHP from the coding sequence GTGCAGAGAACCACATCCGTCCCCCGCCACGAGGACCCCTGGGCCCAGCTGGGCGATCGCCCGCTGCCCGCTCCCCCGTTCGAGGCCGACGTTGCGCGGCGTTCCTCCATCATCTACACCGTGGTACCGGGATTCCGTCCACTCGAGCTGGATCTCTACACGCCGGCCGATGGCGATGGATCGCCCCGGCCGGCTGTCATGTGGATCCACGGTGGCGCGTTCGCGCTCGGCACCAGGCAGATCGCACCGGCGTTCCTCGAGGAGGCCGACTTCTTCGCCACGCTGGTCCGGGCGGGCTTCGTCGTCGCATCCATCGACTACCGGCTGTCGGGCGAGGCTCAGTGGCCCGCCCAACTGCTGGACGTGCGGACCGCGGTCCGCTGGCTGCGCAGCCGCAGTGCGGAGCTGGCGATCGACCCCGAGTCCATCGCGGTGTGGGGCGAATCCGCCGGAGCCCACCTCGCCGCGATGGCCGGCGTCCTCGGCGGCACCGGCCGGGACGAAGAGCCCGTCTCGCTGGAGCTTCCGCGCGTAGCGGCCGTCGTCGATTGGTACGGCCCGACGGACTTCCGGCAGATGGACGTGCAGGCCGCAGAGAACTCCGCGATGGCGCACGACGACCCCGAGTCGCCCGAGTCGCGGCTGGTCGGCGCCCCGGTGCAGGAGGCCGGCGCGATCATCGATGATGCCAACCCGGTCACGCATGTCACGGCAGACGCACCGCCATTCCTCATCCGTCATGGTGAACTCGACCGTCTGGTCGCATTCGGGCAGAGCGTGTTGCTGGCTGAGCGACTGGCCGAAGTCGGGGCCGACGTAACGCTGCACGCGGTACCCGGTGCCGGGCACGTGTTCGAAGGGCATCCCGCCCCCGGCGAATTCATAGCCGAGGCGATCGAGTTCCTCTCGCGGGTTCTCCCGACGCCCCCATGCCACCGCGCCGACGACCTGAGAGGCCACCCGTGA
- a CDS encoding sugar ABC transporter substrate-binding protein — protein MRNPIPPSRRRGRRIALAAAALTVALSVTGCAATSTAPEPSGDAPETVEPGSIKLGIAYWDTRTYAFQLMLKGAEAVAAADPAIDLESAAPDAGDPSKLLPLFQAMSQTQTDGIVLQTLAADPFYRPVQQVTSAGTPVIAIDAPPPADAGVDLFITNDNVELGRMLAREILASVPEDASGQIIIGTNGPAVPPLMARVDGMIEVLAAERPGVEVVGPISTYGTSGSTQENFSAWDGIWRQYPNALAYLAPGAQDAVSLALVQQRNDVELLAGGMDLEPAAIEAVQDGYVAALVSPEHWLKGYISTKLLAAHAESGAEIPVGTWDTGGLVVNADNIDEVIARQASDAAMSEALAAVGDEQIANSADYIIE, from the coding sequence ATGAGAAACCCGATTCCCCCATCCCGTCGTCGTGGCCGCAGGATCGCCCTTGCGGCAGCGGCTCTCACCGTCGCACTGTCGGTCACCGGCTGCGCAGCCACGTCGACGGCACCGGAGCCGAGCGGCGACGCACCCGAGACCGTCGAGCCGGGCTCCATCAAGCTCGGCATCGCCTATTGGGACACCCGCACGTACGCCTTCCAGCTGATGCTGAAAGGGGCCGAGGCGGTGGCCGCAGCCGACCCGGCCATCGATCTCGAGTCCGCTGCTCCCGACGCGGGCGATCCGTCCAAGCTCCTCCCGCTGTTCCAGGCGATGTCGCAGACGCAGACGGACGGCATCGTGTTGCAGACGCTTGCTGCCGACCCGTTCTACCGCCCGGTGCAACAGGTCACATCGGCCGGCACGCCCGTCATCGCGATCGACGCACCGCCGCCTGCGGATGCCGGTGTCGACCTGTTCATCACCAATGACAACGTCGAGCTCGGCCGCATGCTGGCCCGTGAGATCCTCGCCTCGGTCCCGGAGGACGCATCCGGCCAGATCATCATCGGCACCAACGGCCCGGCCGTGCCGCCGCTGATGGCCCGCGTCGACGGCATGATCGAGGTTCTCGCGGCGGAGCGCCCCGGAGTCGAGGTCGTCGGCCCGATTTCCACCTACGGCACCTCGGGCTCGACCCAGGAGAACTTCAGCGCCTGGGACGGGATCTGGCGGCAATACCCGAACGCTCTGGCCTACCTCGCGCCAGGCGCACAGGACGCCGTCTCGCTCGCGCTGGTCCAGCAGCGCAACGACGTCGAGCTGCTCGCCGGTGGCATGGACCTCGAGCCGGCGGCGATCGAAGCGGTGCAGGACGGCTACGTGGCGGCCCTCGTCTCGCCCGAGCACTGGCTGAAGGGCTACATCTCGACGAAACTCCTCGCAGCCCACGCCGAGTCCGGCGCCGAGATCCCCGTGGGCACATGGGACACGGGCGGTCTGGTCGTCAACGCCGACAACATCGACGAGGTCATCGCCCGACAGGCGAGCGACGCCGCCATGAGTGAGGCGCTCGCTGCCGTCGGCGACGAGCAGATCGCCAACTCCGCCGACTACATCATCGAGTAG
- a CDS encoding FCD domain-containing protein translates to MASTNQVLPKLRGAILGGEYAPRERLVEADLATDYDTSRFIVRKALVQLASEGLVDIEPNRGARVREISVDDAIMLTEVRRAVEGLVAARAAQRATADDAAHLHGLAESMREAVQRFEVVRYSQVNGELHTTLRTIAAHEPATKILEQLGAQIVQHQFVLALVPGRPAAALREHLAIIDAVCAHDPVAAEEAMRAHIGSVIGALESFREGGALASSGIRELARKVNPLRHNEKVVVPTITVSYGDDSLHQVLDLYMPDTPGPTPLVLTIHGGAFMMGDRTWELAAVPALLDAGFAVASIDYRLSREALFPAAIQDVKRATGFLRMHADRWNLDPDFFAAWGRSAGGYLAAMLGVLGSQRTAFDTPGDDSHVSAVIDWYGPSDFSVMDEQFAAEPPTGDGPPVQEHSGPDSPESRFLGASVADSPDLVASANPITYVPTATTLPPFFLATGTNDRLIPYQQTLILADALRAGGAEVVLRVLREASHADHQFETLLVSPAIEWLKSLRAAR, encoded by the coding sequence ATGGCATCGACGAATCAGGTGCTTCCCAAGCTGCGGGGGGCCATTCTCGGCGGCGAGTACGCGCCCCGCGAGAGACTTGTCGAAGCCGATCTCGCGACCGACTACGACACGAGCAGATTCATCGTGCGCAAGGCCCTCGTCCAGCTGGCATCCGAAGGGCTCGTCGATATCGAGCCCAATCGTGGGGCGCGCGTCCGCGAGATATCCGTGGACGACGCGATCATGCTGACCGAGGTGCGCCGGGCGGTGGAAGGACTCGTCGCCGCCCGCGCCGCACAGCGGGCGACTGCGGACGACGCCGCCCACCTGCACGGGCTCGCGGAGTCGATGCGCGAGGCCGTGCAGCGGTTCGAAGTCGTGCGCTATTCGCAGGTGAACGGAGAACTTCACACGACACTGCGCACGATCGCCGCACACGAACCCGCCACGAAGATCCTCGAGCAGCTGGGTGCACAGATCGTGCAGCACCAGTTCGTCCTCGCCCTGGTGCCGGGCCGTCCGGCGGCGGCGCTGCGCGAGCATCTCGCCATCATCGACGCTGTCTGCGCCCACGATCCCGTCGCCGCGGAAGAGGCGATGCGCGCACACATCGGCTCGGTGATCGGGGCGCTCGAATCCTTCCGCGAGGGCGGTGCGCTGGCATCTTCCGGCATCCGCGAACTCGCTCGCAAGGTCAACCCGCTCCGGCACAACGAGAAGGTCGTCGTCCCGACGATCACCGTCTCATACGGTGATGACTCCCTGCACCAGGTGCTCGATCTGTACATGCCCGACACCCCCGGCCCCACCCCACTCGTCCTCACGATCCACGGCGGCGCCTTCATGATGGGCGACCGCACGTGGGAGCTCGCAGCCGTTCCCGCCCTGCTGGATGCCGGATTCGCCGTCGCGTCGATCGACTACCGCCTGTCGCGGGAAGCGCTCTTCCCGGCGGCGATCCAAGATGTCAAGCGTGCCACCGGATTTCTCCGTATGCACGCCGACCGCTGGAATCTCGACCCGGACTTCTTCGCCGCCTGGGGCCGGTCGGCCGGCGGGTATCTCGCCGCGATGCTCGGCGTGCTGGGCAGTCAGCGGACCGCGTTCGATACTCCCGGGGACGACTCACATGTGTCGGCGGTGATCGACTGGTACGGCCCGTCGGACTTCTCGGTCATGGACGAGCAGTTCGCGGCGGAGCCGCCCACCGGAGACGGTCCGCCGGTGCAGGAGCACAGCGGCCCCGACTCACCCGAGTCGCGGTTCCTCGGCGCCTCGGTAGCCGATTCGCCCGATCTCGTCGCCTCCGCGAACCCGATCACCTACGTCCCCACCGCGACGACGCTGCCGCCCTTCTTCCTCGCAACCGGCACGAACGACCGACTCATCCCCTACCAGCAGACGCTCATCCTCGCCGATGCGCTGCGCGCGGGGGGCGCCGAGGTCGTGCTGCGTGTCCTGCGAGAAGCCAGCCACGCCGACCACCAGTTCGAGACCCTCTTGGTCAGCCCGGCGATCGAGTGGCTGAAGAGTCTGCGCGCCGCGCGCTGA
- a CDS encoding sugar ABC transporter ATP-binding protein, whose translation MHALEAQGIHKSYGGVRALRDVSLALKPGSVHALLGENGAGKSTLVRIMTGAATPDSGTLRLDGAEATFASTADAVRKGVAVVSQELSLFPHLSVLANMFPMREPRWGPFINRGRMLQLAQPILDQLGVTASPHAPVHTLSLADRQLVEIGKALVSEPRVLLLDEPTSALEGGATERLLGILRVLKERDVAVVFVSHLLEEVVSVCDEVTVLRDGAVVIQCERIADHTIPSLVKAMIGDKQVVVLTDAVEAALELTGEAGSGLEIDEVALAGAEGTVSFTANPGEVVGLVGLIGAGPIELLRVIAGIDRPVSGTVTLPGGVRAPRNQRDAVRCGVAYVSGDRRLGLMIDKPIWENIVQVRAMALAKDGLLLNKGSLIARAAQHIDSIGIKVPSPIAAVNALSGGNQQKVVLAKWLDNAPTTILLDDPTRGVDIGARAEIHALLRGSARAGAVVLLCSTDLEELTGACDRVLVFYRGSVCAELRGDELTSQNMLELMNTGELVA comes from the coding sequence ATGCACGCGCTCGAGGCGCAGGGAATCCACAAGAGCTACGGCGGCGTCAGGGCGCTGCGCGACGTCAGCCTCGCACTGAAGCCGGGGTCGGTGCATGCGCTCCTCGGCGAGAACGGAGCCGGAAAGTCGACGCTGGTCAGAATAATGACCGGCGCGGCGACCCCCGACTCCGGGACCCTGCGTCTCGACGGTGCGGAAGCGACCTTCGCGAGCACCGCCGATGCGGTGCGCAAGGGCGTCGCGGTTGTCTCGCAAGAGCTCAGCCTCTTCCCGCACCTGTCCGTCCTCGCGAATATGTTCCCCATGCGGGAGCCCCGCTGGGGCCCGTTCATCAACCGTGGCCGGATGCTGCAACTCGCCCAGCCGATCCTCGACCAGCTCGGGGTCACCGCCTCTCCACACGCTCCGGTGCACACGCTCTCGCTCGCCGACCGGCAGCTGGTCGAGATCGGGAAGGCGCTCGTCTCCGAGCCCCGCGTCCTGCTCCTCGACGAGCCCACCTCGGCACTTGAGGGTGGGGCGACCGAGCGGCTGCTGGGTATTCTCCGCGTGCTCAAAGAGCGCGATGTGGCCGTCGTCTTCGTCAGCCACCTGCTCGAAGAGGTAGTCAGCGTCTGCGACGAAGTCACGGTACTCCGGGACGGTGCCGTCGTCATCCAGTGCGAGCGCATCGCCGACCACACCATCCCGTCACTGGTGAAGGCCATGATCGGCGACAAGCAGGTGGTCGTATTGACCGATGCGGTCGAAGCGGCACTCGAGCTGACCGGTGAAGCCGGCTCCGGTCTCGAAATCGACGAGGTCGCCCTCGCCGGCGCCGAAGGCACGGTGTCGTTCACCGCGAACCCGGGTGAGGTCGTCGGCCTCGTCGGGCTGATCGGCGCCGGTCCGATCGAACTGCTCCGTGTGATCGCGGGCATCGATCGACCGGTGTCTGGAACCGTCACCCTCCCCGGCGGTGTGAGGGCACCGCGAAATCAGCGCGACGCGGTCCGATGCGGCGTTGCGTATGTGTCGGGAGACCGTCGCCTGGGCCTCATGATCGACAAGCCGATCTGGGAGAACATCGTCCAGGTCCGCGCCATGGCCCTCGCGAAGGACGGTCTGCTGCTCAACAAGGGAAGCCTGATCGCCCGCGCCGCTCAGCACATCGACAGCATCGGCATCAAGGTGCCGTCGCCGATCGCAGCCGTCAACGCCCTATCGGGCGGCAACCAGCAGAAGGTCGTGCTCGCGAAGTGGCTCGATAACGCGCCGACCACAATCCTTCTCGACGACCCGACGCGCGGGGTCGACATCGGCGCCCGTGCCGAGATCCACGCCCTGCTCAGGGGCTCCGCACGGGCGGGAGCGGTCGTGCTGCTGTGCTCGACCGACCTCGAAGAACTCACCGGCGCCTGCGACCGGGTCCTCGTCTTCTATCGGGGCAGCGTCTGCGCAGAGCTTCGCGGCGATGAGCTGACCTCGCAGAACATGCTGGAGCTCATGAACACCGGCGAACTCGTGGCCTGA
- a CDS encoding ABC transporter permease subunit produces MTTTTDSAEARTRSRGRNMLAGTLKRLVSADWFSAVTALVVLFAVVGAFHPAFVSPNQLMNVVQQSVYVALMAAGIVFLLTQGEVDLSVAGNYVLAMVSAALLIQAGVNTWLAALIALVISTLVGALNALIVQVIGIPSLIATLAMGWVLRGLAAALSEGKQIIGMPIDDSFFEIVGGGSFIGIPVSVWILIITVAVLTVVLRATPFGFRAREVGSNPDAAKFAGIPVGRTKVTAFLLCGFLAGLAGIIGLAFFTSGDPTSGGGFELFAVAGAVIGGNPLTGGTATVFGGVVGAILLNAVSIALVYFSIPAVWSQFATGAVIILAVSLDGLMRSRRNRHP; encoded by the coding sequence GTGACCACCACGACCGATAGCGCCGAAGCACGTACCCGCTCACGCGGTCGGAATATGCTCGCCGGCACGCTGAAGAGGCTCGTCTCGGCCGACTGGTTCAGCGCCGTCACGGCGCTCGTCGTCCTGTTCGCGGTCGTGGGTGCCTTCCATCCGGCGTTCGTCAGCCCCAACCAGTTGATGAACGTCGTGCAGCAGTCGGTCTATGTCGCGCTGATGGCCGCCGGCATCGTTTTCCTGCTCACGCAGGGGGAAGTCGACCTGTCGGTGGCCGGAAACTATGTCCTTGCGATGGTCAGTGCTGCACTGCTGATCCAAGCCGGTGTCAATACCTGGCTGGCGGCGCTCATCGCGCTCGTCATCTCGACCCTGGTCGGCGCGCTCAACGCGCTGATCGTGCAAGTCATCGGCATCCCCTCGCTCATCGCGACGCTGGCGATGGGCTGGGTGCTTCGAGGGCTCGCGGCCGCGCTGTCGGAGGGCAAGCAGATCATCGGAATGCCGATCGACGATTCGTTCTTCGAGATCGTCGGCGGCGGGAGCTTCATCGGCATCCCCGTCTCAGTGTGGATCCTCATCATCACGGTCGCGGTGCTGACTGTCGTCCTGCGAGCGACGCCGTTCGGCTTCCGGGCGCGGGAAGTCGGCTCGAACCCCGACGCCGCGAAGTTCGCCGGAATTCCGGTCGGCCGTACCAAAGTAACCGCCTTCCTGCTCTGCGGCTTCCTCGCGGGCCTTGCCGGCATAATCGGCCTGGCGTTCTTCACCAGCGGCGACCCGACCAGCGGCGGCGGCTTCGAACTGTTCGCCGTGGCCGGTGCCGTGATCGGCGGCAACCCGCTCACCGGAGGTACAGCCACCGTCTTCGGCGGTGTCGTCGGAGCGATCCTGCTCAACGCCGTCAGCATCGCGCTGGTGTACTTCAGCATCCCGGCGGTGTGGAGCCAGTTCGCGACGGGCGCCGTGATCATCCTCGCGGTGTCACTCGACGGGCTGATGCGCTCCCGCCGCAACCGTCACCCCTGA